The window ACTCTGATAGCATGTGGAATATCCTCCCCCACTGACTGATATCAGTGGTGAATATCCCCCCCCACTACTGATACTTCCAGTGTAATATCCCCCCCACTActgatatcagtgtaatatcctccccccactactgatatcagtgtaatatcctccccccactactgatatcagtgtaatatcctcCCCCACTActgatatcagtgtaatatcctcCCCCCACTACTGATATCAGTGTAATACCTCCCACTActgatatcagtgtaatatcctcCCCCACTActgatatcagtgtaatatcctccccccactactgatatcagtgtaatatcctccccccactactgatatcagtgtaatatcctcCCCCACTActgatatcagtgtaatatcctccccccactactgatatcagtgtaatatcctccccccactactgatatcagtgtaatatcctccccccactactgatatcagtgtaatatcctccccccactactgatatcagtgtaatatcctccccccactactgatatcagtgtaatatcctcCCCCACTActgatatcagtgtaatatcctccccccactactgatatcagtgtaatatcctccccccactactgatatcagtgtaatatcctccccccactactgatatcagtgtaatatcctccccccactactgatatcagtgtaatatctccccccactactgatatcagtgtaatatcctccccccactactgatatcagtgtaatatcctccccccactactgatatcagtgtaatatcctccccccactactgatatcagtgtaatatcctccccccactactgatatcagtgtaatatcctccccccactactgatatcagtgtaatatcctcCCCCACTActgatatcagtgtaatatcctccccccactactgatatcagtggtaatatcccccccccactactgatatcagtgtaatatcccccccccactactgatatcagtgtaatatctcccCCCCACTACTGATACTActgatatcagtgtaatatcctccccccactactgatatcagtgtaatatcccccccccccccactactgatatcagtgtaatatccccccccccactactgatatcagtgtaatatccccccccccccccacacttttgGTAAATGAAATATTTTCTGCTGTTTACTCCTTACAGATCTCTCATTGCTGAGGATGGAGCTCACCACTGGGGAACAGTCCAGAGTCGCCCCCTGGCAGGAAGCAGTGAGTGGCGCCCCTTGTGGTTGTCCTCTGCCCTCCATGCTGTGTGACATCCTGCTCATCCATAAGTCTCCATAGGATTGATTGTCCTCCCTCCAAAACGGCAGCACCCCATTTCATCTCTTATCTCATTTCTACAGCCCCATGTCCCATCGCATGTCGTTGTCTGTGCCTCTCGTGCCCTTCTCTCTCCTGGGCTGGACTTCGTCTCGTCTCTCGGCTTCGGGGGGCTCCCTCTCGTCTCTCGGCTTCGGGGGGCTCCCTCTCGTCTTCGGGGGGCTCCCTCTCGTCTTCGGGGGGCTCCCTCTCGTCTCTCGGCTTCGGGGGGGCTCCCTCTCGGCTTCGGGGGGGCTCCCTCTCGTCTCTCGGCTTCGGGGGGCTCCCTCTCGTCTCTCGGCTTCGGGGGGCTCCCTCTCGGCTTCGGGGggctccctctcttctcttctcttctcttctcttctcgggcttcgaggctccctctcttctcttctcttctcgggcttcgaggctccctctcttctcttctcttctcgggcttcgaggctccctctcttctcttctcttctcgggcttcgaggctccctctcttctcttctcttctcttctcgggcttcgaggctccctctcttctcttctcttctcttctctggcttcgaggctccctctcttctcttctcttctcttctcgggcttcgaggctccctctcttctcttctcttctcttctcgggcttcgaggctccctctcttctcttctcttctcttctcgggcttcgagctccctctcttctcttctcttctcttctcgggcttcgaggctccctctcttctcttctcttctcttctcgggcttcgaggctccctctcttctcttctcttctcttctcgggcttcgaggctcctctcttctcttctcttctcttctcgggcttcgaggctccctctcttctcttctcttctcttctcgggcttcgaggctcctctcttctcttctcttctcttctcgggcttcgaggctccctctcttctcttctcttctcttctcgggcttcgaggctccctctcttctcttctcttctcttctcgggcttcgaggctccctctcttctcttctcttctcttctcgggcttcgaggctccctctcttctcttctcttctcttctcgggcttcgaggctccctctcttctcttctcttctcgggcttcgaggctcctctcttctcttctcttctcttctcgggcttcgaggctccctctcttctcttctcttctcttctcgggcttcgaggctcctctcttctcttctcttctcttctcgggcttcgaggctccctctcttctcttctcttctcttctcgggcttcgaggctccctctcttctcttctcttctcttctcgggcttcgaggctccctctcttctcttctcttctcttctcgggctttcgaggctccctctcttctcttctcttctcttctcttctcgggcttcgaggctccctctcttctcttctcttctcttctcgggcttcgaggctccctctcttctcttctcttctcttctcgggcttcgaggctccctctcttctcttctcttctcttctcttctcgggcttcgaggctcccctctcttctcttctcttctcttctcttctcgggcttcgaggctccctctcttctcttctcttctcttctcttctcttctctttctcttctcttctcttctcttctcttctcttctcttctcttctcttctcttctcttctcttctcttctcgggcttcgaggctccctctcttctcttctcttctcgggcttcgaggctccctctcttctcttctcttctcttctcgggcttcgaggctccctctcttctcttctcttctcttctcgggcttcgaggctcgatctcttctcttctcttctcttctcttctcgggcttcgaggctcgatctcttctcttctcttctcttctcttctcgggcttcgaggctccctctctttctcttctctctctttctcgggcttcgaggctccctctcttctcttctcttctcttctcttctcgggcttcgaggctccctctcttctcttctcttctcttctcgggcttcgaggctccctctcttctcttctcttctctggcttcgaggctccctctcttctcttctcttctcttctcggggcttcgaggctccctctcttctcttctcttctcttctcgggcttcgaggctccctctcttctctctcttctcgggcttcgaggctccctctcttctcttctcttctcttctcggcttcgaggctccctctcttctcttctcttctcttctcgggcttcgaggctccctctcttctcttctcttctcttctcgggcttcgaggctccctctcttctcttctcttctcttctcgggcttcgaggctccctctcttctcttctcttctcttctcttctcgggcttcgaggctccctctcttctcttctcttctcttctcgggcttcgaggctccctctcttctcttctcttctctggcttgaggctccctctcttctcttctcttctcttctcgggcttcgaggctccctctcttctcttctcttctcttctcgggcttcgaggctccctctcttctcttctcttctcgggcttcgaggctccctctcttctcttctcttctcttctcttctcgggcttcgaggctccctctcttctcttctcttctcgggcttcgaggctccctctcttctcttctcttctcttctcgggcttcgaggctcctctcttctccttctcttctcttctcgggcttcgaggctccctctcttctcttctcttctcttctcgggcttcgaggctccctctcttctcttctcttctcttctcgggcttcgaggctccctctcttctcttctcttctcttctcgggcttcgaggctcttctcttctcttctcggcttcgaggctccctctcttctcttctcttctctttcttctctcttctcgggcttcgaggctccctctcttctcttctcttccggGCTTCGAGGCTCCCTCCTAATGGTCTTGTTGTGTCCCCAATACAGGGAGCTTCCCCCGGTCCGGTCGGCGCCTCCTCTGCTCTTGGGACCATCATGGAGGGACAAGGACACAAAGGGACGATCAGCGCGGAGCCGGGGGCTGGCAGGTCTACAACACATCAAGACATGGGTATAGAGTGTGTACAGACCCCCAactaccccctgcccccccccccacctcacccCCTCATTGTCATCCACAGGAGGCGCCAAGACCTGGGTATAGAGTGTGTACAGACCCCCAactaccccctgcccccccccacctcacCCCCTCATTGTCATCCACAGGAGGCGCCAAGACCTGGGTATAGAGTGTGTACAGACCCCAAACTACCCCCTTGCCCCCCCACCTCACCCCCTCATTGTCATCCACAGGAGTCCGGGAGGAGAAGCTCCGCAAGTCTCTCTATCACAAGTTTAGGTGCGTGAGGGACGGGGGGAGTCTGATCCCTACTAGGGACTGTACgtgttataaagtgtctgcgccagttttctggtactatatactgatagaaggtctttgtatcttgtacatgatataaagtgtctgtgccagttttctggtactatatactgatagaaggtctttgtatcttgtacgtgttataaagtgtctgcgccagttttctggtactatatactgatagaaggtctttgtatcttgtacatgatataaagtgtctgtgccagttttctggtactatatactgatagaaggtctttgtatcttgtacatgatataaagtgtctgcgccagttttctggtactatatactgatagaaggtctttgtatcttgtacctgatataaagtgtctgcgccagttttctggtactatgTGCTGTGGGTGCACTACAACACCCCGAGACGGGAGACGTGAGAATAACAATTTGTGGTTTTGGTCTCTTAGTCAGGAGATTCTCGCGGAGTTGATGTCTCCAGCGGAGGAAACGTTGGTCGCAGAATCTACAACAAAAAGAGACTACGAGGCTGCGGGTTTCATCCCACGGATCCCAGAGAACAGGAACGTAAGTGATCCCCCCTGTCATGTGATGGGATCCTAGTGATCATCTGATCCCCCCTGTCATGTGATGGGATCCTAGTGATCATCTGATCCTCCCTGTCATGTGATGGGATCCTAGTGATCATCTGATGCTCCCTGTAATGTGATGGGATCCTAGTGATCATCTGATGCTCCCTGTAATGTGATGGGATCCTAGTGATCATCTCATCCCCCCTGTCATGTGATGGGATCCTAGTGATCATCTCATCCCCCCTGTCATGTGATGGGATCCTAGTGATCATCTGATGCTCCCTGTAATGTGATGGGATCCTAGTGATCATCTGATCCTCCCTGTAATGTGATGGGATCCTAGTGATCATCTGATCCTCCCTGTCATGTGATGGGATCCTAGTGATCATCTGATCCTCCCTGTCATGTGATGGGATCCTAGTGATCATCTGATCCTCCCTGTCATGTGATGGGATCCTAGTGATCATCTCATCCTCCCTGTAATGTGATGGGATCCTAGTGATCATCTCATCCTCCCTGTAATGTGATGGGATCCTAGTGATCATCTGATCCTCCCTGTAATGTGATGGGATCCTAGTGATCATCTGATCCTCCCTGTAATGTGATTGGATCCTAGTGATCATctcatcctcctgtaatgtgattGGATCCTAGTGATCATCTGATGCTCCCTGTAATGTGATGGGATCCTAGTGATCATCtgatcccccctgtaatgtgatgggatcccagtgatcatctgatccccccctgtaatgtgatgGGATCCTAGTGATCATCTGATCCTCCCTGTAGTGTGATGGGATCCTAGTGATCATCTCATCCTCCCTGTGATGGGATCCTAGTGATCATCTCATCCTCCCTGTGATGGGATCCTAGTGATCATCTCATCCTCCCTGTGATGGGATCCAAGTGATCATCTCATCCTCCCTGTAATGTGATGGGATCCTAGTGATCATCTCATCCCCCCTGTCATGTGATGGGATCCTAGTGATCATCTGATCCTCCCTGTCATGTGATGGGATCCTAGTGATCATCTCATCCTCCCTGTCATGTGATGGGATCCTAGTGATCATCTCATCCTCCCTGTCATGTGATGGGATCCTAGTGATCATCTCATCCTCCCTGTCATATGATGGGATCCTAGTGATCATCTCATCCTCCCTGTCATATGATGGGATCCTAGTGATCATCTCATCCTCCCTGTCATATGATGGGATCCTAGTGATCATCTCATCCTCCCTGTCATATGATGGGATCCTAGTGATCATCTCGTCCTCCCTGTCAtatgatgggatccttgtgatcatCTCATCCTCCCTGTAATGTGATGGGATCCTAGTGATCATCTCATCCTCCCTGTCATGTGATGGGATCCTAGTGATCATCTCATCCTCCCTGTCATGTGATGGGATCCTAGTGATCATCTCATCCTCCCTGTCATGTGATGGGATCCTAGTGATCATCTCATCCTCCCTGTAATGTGATGGGATCCTAGTGATCATCTGATCCTCCCTGTAATGTGATTGTATCCTAGTGATCATCTGATCCTCCCTGTCATGTGATTGTATCCTAGTGATCATCTGATCCTCCCTGTCATGTGATTGGATCCTAGTGATCAACTGATCCTCCCTGTCACGTGATTGGATCCTAGTGATCATCTGATCCTCCCTGTCATGTGATTGGATCCTAGTGATCATCTGATCCCTCCTGTAATGTGATGGGATCCTAGTGATCATCGCATCCTCCCTGTCATGTGATGGGATCCTAGTGATCATCTGATCCTCCCTGTAATGTGATGGGATCCTAGTGATCATCtgatcccccctgtaatgtgatgggatcctagtgatcatctgatcccccctgtaatgtgatgGGATCCTAGTGATCATCTGATTCTCCCTGTAATGTGATGGGATCCTAGTTATCATCTCATCCCTCCTGTAATGTGATTGGATGCTAGTGATCATCTGATCCTCCCTGTAATGTGATGGGATCCTAGTTATCATCTCATCCCTCCTGTAATGTGATGGGATGCTAGTGATCATCTGATCCTCCCTGTAATGTGATTGGATGCTAGTGATCATCTGATCCTCCCTGTAATGTGATGGGATGCTAGTGATCATCTGATCCTCCCTGTAATGTGATGGGATGCTAGTGATCATCTGATCCTCCCTGTAATGTGATTGGATGCTAGTGATCAGCTGAGCTATGAAGAtaatccctggctgtagtgtttGATATGTTACTAGTAGAAGGTCTTTACATGTCTGGATTTCTCAGAGTTTCTGGTCAGGGCTGATGAATCTATTGGATTCCAGCGTCTTCTATCACTTCCATAGATGTGGGTTTGCTGAATGTCCTGCAGAATGTGAGATTTGGTGGTAATTCATTCCCATGATGTTGTCTTTGACAGACTGGGGACTATCACTCGGAGCAGGCAGTGACCTTCTGGACAGACAACGTGCACCACATCACTGTAAGTTTGTGTGTCTTAGTCCTGTTTTCCTTCTTACCTTCCTGTTTTTTACCTTTTCTCCTTATGTGTCTCCTCCATGCAGGGAGTCTCCGACATCCGAACACGAGACTCTCCCTTCAAAAGGAGTTCAGCTTTTTCCACTCCGATGTCTGACTACCTGGACCAGTCGCTCCCGCGCTGCATGGAGAATTATCCCAACATGTAGTTCTCCGCACTGAAAACCATGTGTGTGATGTTCAGTATCATTGGGTCGGTTCTTCCTTACTATTATTCAGGATTACAGATAACCCATCTATTATACTAGGGTCTACTAGAGGTCATAGGGGCATCTGCACAATGGCCTCTGGCACAGAGCAGGGCTGGAGAATATTGCTTCCTGCGGGTCCTCctgcactccaaaacatacaggtagatgATTactgtgatccccattggggacagggataaaggaattattattattaacaaccgctcaggcaagatggccgccCTCTACTTGGTCTCAATCGGGAGAATAATCTCCATAGAGTCGATAGCAGTGGGAGACTGATCCCAACATGTCACTCAGTGATCAACGAGAGCTcccaaggggcaacatcagaccAGAGACTGAGCGGGAAGCTGTCCACATGATCTCCCCACGTCACAGTCAGAACCAGGTGTAAAATCTCCCCACGTCACAGTCAGAACCAGGTGTAAAATCTCCCCACGTCACAGTCAGAACCAGGAGCATGATCTCCCCACGTCACAGTCAGAACCAGGAGCATGATCTCCCCACGTCACAGTCAGAACCAGGAGAATGATCTCCCCACGTCACAGTCAGAACCAGGAGTATGATCTCCCCACGTCACAGTCAGAACCAGGAGCATGATCTCCCCACGTCACAGTCAGAACCAGGAGCATGATCTCCCCACGTCACAGTCAGAACCAGGAGCAGGATCTCCCCACGTCACAGTCAGAACCAGGAGCAGGATCTCCCCACGTCACAGTCAGAACCAGGAGCAGGATCTCCCCACGTCACAGTCAGAACCAGGAGCAGGATCTCCCCACGTCACAGTCAGAACCAGGAGCAGGATCTCCCCACGTCACAGTCAGAACCAGGAGCAGGATCTCCCCACGTCACAGTCAGAACCAGGAGCAGGATCTCCCCACGTCACAGTCAGAACCAGGAGCAGGATCTCCCCACGTCACAG is drawn from Engystomops pustulosus unplaced genomic scaffold, aEngPut4.maternal MAT_SCAFFOLD_130, whole genome shotgun sequence and contains these coding sequences:
- the SPAG8 gene encoding sperm-associated antigen 8 isoform X2, with amino-acid sequence MELTTGEQSRVAPWQEAGASPGPVGASSALGTIMEGQGHKGTISAEPGAGRSTTHQDMGIDQEILAELMSPAEETLVAESTTKRDYEAAGFIPRIPENRNTGDYHSEQAVTFWTDNVHHITGVSDIRTRDSPFKRSSAFSTPMSDYLDQSLPRCMENYPNM
- the SPAG8 gene encoding sperm-associated antigen 8 isoform X1; the protein is MELTTGEQSRVAPWQEAGASPGPVGASSALGTIMEGQGHKGTISAEPGAGRSTTHQDMGVREEKLRKSLYHKFSQEILAELMSPAEETLVAESTTKRDYEAAGFIPRIPENRNTGDYHSEQAVTFWTDNVHHITGVSDIRTRDSPFKRSSAFSTPMSDYLDQSLPRCMENYPNM